One genomic window of Pagrus major chromosome 22, Pma_NU_1.0 includes the following:
- the tbpl1 gene encoding TATA box-binding protein-like 1 → MDSSNDEALDIIITNVVATFRTRCHLNLRTIALEGINVIYKPEVGKVLMKLRKPKITASIWSSGKIICTGATSEDEAKLGARRLARVLQKLGFKVRFSAFKVVNVLAVCSMPFAIRLIDFTKKNRPIASYEPELHPAVTYRIKNIKATIQVFSTGSITVTGPNVQNVATAVEQVYPLLFECQKPR, encoded by the exons ATGGATTCCAGCAATGACGAGGCACTCGATATTATCATCACCAATGTGGTGGCGACCTTCAGGACCCGGTGCCACCTCAACCTGCGCACTATCGCCTTAGAGGGAATCAATGTCATCTATAAGCCAGAAGTAGGG AAAGTTCTGATGAAGCTTCGTAAGCCCAAGATAACAGCCTCAATCTGGTCCTCAGGGAAAATCATCTGCACTGGAGCAACAAG TGAGGATGAGGCAAAGCTGGGTGCTCGCAGGTTAGCGCGCGTGCTGCAGAAGCTCGGCTTCAAG GTGAGGTTTTCAGCCTTCAAAGTTGTGAATGTGCTGGCAGTGTGCTCCATGCCGTTTGCAATCCGCCTTATAGACTTTACTAAGAAAAACCGACCCATTGCCAG ttatGAACCAGAGCTCCATCCTGCTGTCACGTACAGGATCAAAAATATCAAAGCTACTATACAGGTGTTCTCTACTGGCAGCATCACAGTTACAG GACCAAATGTGCAGAACGTTGCCACAGCTGTTGAGCAAGTCTACCCACTACTGTTCGAGTGTCAGAAGCCCCGCTAA
- the slc2a12 gene encoding solute carrier family 2, facilitated glucose transporter member 12: MDPNSETRKMTSYLTDNSSCETQKLAPPRGPGCSWLVAVAAVAASLSGLMLGYEMGLTSGVLLQLRGLLSLSCREQEWLVSSQLFGALLICLAGGPILDRYGRRCSLLLSGALVVGGTILHIAITSFIALTLGRVIVGMGTALSGTAACLYIAEISPRERRGLLVTLYELMLVVGVMLGFSCSYAFATVPHGWAYTFGLVIPPALLQFSVVLFLPLSPRFLVAQGKVEQARIVLVRMRGVEEHVEVELRDIQGGLKEESEHSFSELFSNKANLRSRLLTGVALVFLQQATGQPNILSYASPLLRSVGFNSDAAATLASTGFGVVKVVATIPAVLLVDRVGPKSFLCVGAVAMGMSLVALGALTLQSHTHLSSLCKSQTIPNHTLTPWDLNRTTIDFNESETFSTRLPSQWNREEALGTNREDDGTGESGGGTTNIEVSSTLKLASLISLLVFVAAFSISLGPMVYVVLSEIFPMGIRGRAVSVVSAVNWATNLLISMTFLTITEKIGVPNVMFLYAAMSFVLLVFVVLRIPETKGRTLEEISKQLAKKETF; this comes from the exons ATGGACCCCAACAGTGAGACCAGGAAGATGACCTCTTACCTCACAGACAACTCCTCCTGTGAGACCCAGAAACTGGCCCCTCCCAGAGGCCCAG gCTGCAGCTGGCTGGTGGCGGTGGCGGCTGTAGCGGCCTCTCTGAGTGGCCTGATGCTGGGCTATGAAATGGGCCTGACCTCTGgcgtcctgctgcagctgcggggcctcctctccctctcctgccgGGAACAGGAATGGCTGGTCAGCTCCCAATTATTCGGCGCTCTGCTCATCTGCCTGGCCGGAGGTCCCATTCTGGATCGCTACGGCCGCCGCTGCTCTTTGCTCCTGAGCGGCGCCCTGGTGGTCGGAGGGACCATCTTGCACATCGCCATCACCTCATTTATTGCACTCACACTGGGCCGGGTGATAGTCGGCATGGGGACGGCGCTGTCGGGGACCGCGGCGTGTCTGTACATTGCCGAGATCTCCccgagggagaggaggggtcTGCTGGTGACGCTGTACGAGCTGATGTTGGTTGTGGGTGTAATGCTGGGATTCAGCTGTAGTTACGCCTTCGCTACTGTGCCTCATGGCTGGGCGTATACATTTGGACTAGTTATCCCTCCGGCGCTGCTGCAGTTCAGCGTAGTCCTGTTCCTCCCACTCAGTCCACGCTTCCTGGTTGCACAGGGCAAAGTGGAGCAGGCCAGAATAGTGCTGGTCAGAATGAGAGGAGTTGAGGAACATGTGGAGGTGGAACTCAGAGATATCCAGGGGGGACTTAAAGAGGAATCAGAGCATAGTTTCTCGGAGTTATTCAGCAACAAGGCTAACTTACGTTCTAGGCTGCTAACGGGTGTGGCCTTAGTGTTCCTCCAGCAGGCCACTGGTCAGCCCAACATCCTCTCCTACGCTTCACCTCTTCTCCGCAGTGTCGGCTTCAACAGCGACGCCGCAGCAACCTTGGCCTCCACAGGGTTCGGAGTAGTCAAAGTAGTCGCCACCATCCCAGCCGTGTTGCTGGTCGACCGCGTGGGACCCAAGAGCTTTTTGTGCGTGGGTGCTGTTGCCATGGGAATGTCGCTAGTTGCGCTCGGTGCACTGACGCTGCAAAGccacacacacctcagcagcCTGTGCAAAAGTCAGACTATACCAAACCACACACTTACGCCGTGGGATTTAAACAGAACCACTATAGACTTTAACGAGAGTGAAACTTTTTCTACTCGCCTCCCCAGCCAGTGGAACCGTGAGGAGGCACTGGGGACTAACAGAGAGGATGATGGGACTGGGGAATCAGGAGGAGGGACGACTAACATAGAAGTGTCTTCCACATTGAAGCTGGCGTCATTGATCAGCTTGCTGGTGTTTGTGGCTGCCTTCTCCATTAGCCTCGGGCCAA TGGTGTATGTGGTTCTCAGCGAGATCTTTCCAATGGGGATCAGAGGCAGGGCCGTGTCTGTGGTGTCGGCTGTAAACTGGGCCACTAACCTGCTCATCTCCATGACCTTCCTCACAATTACAG AAAAGATCGGTGTTCCCAATGTGATGTTCCTCTACGCTGCCATGAGCTTTGTTCTACTGGTGTTTGTCGTCCTCCGTATCCCCGAGACCAAAGGCCGCACACTAGAGGAGATATCAAAACAACTGGCCAAGAA GGAAACATTTTGA